The sequence AAAATAGGTATAACCAGCATGATAAGGCAACGCTCTAGGTACCACTGGCATTGGTTTCATTTCAATACCCGGCAATTGTAAGTTGATCAAATCGCGAATATTATCGATCGAACCAATCTTGGTTTGGCTTACAAACTGTGTATGTAAAATATCAAGTGGTACGTCTGCTTTAACAGCAAGAATAAACGTCGTAGATTCGACAATTTTACTGTCTGGAATTGCTGCAGTTCGAATTCCGTAGCTTTGCTCTCTCAATGTTAAAGGTATTGCACGTTGTTCTGACATCACACTTAGTGTCATTTTCGCGCTATCAAGCGTACGAGATAAACAATCAGTAAGTTGGCTGTGGTTATATTTGGTGAACTCCTGTGGTCTACGAGATGCAGAACACAATGTAGATAATTCACCTTCAGCTTGTAACAGGATTCGGTAAAACGACTCTGGGTGAACACCTTCTACACTTGCAAAATGCCAGAACAACGGTTCATAACGATTCAAGGCTTGTAACAACATAAAATCAGCAACAGATGACACGCCCTGTTGGTCAACCACGCCTAAGCGCTGAACAATCGATTCGGCTCTGTGTTTAAGCATTGACGCGAATTCAGTCGCGAACTTGCTCAAAACGGTAGAAGCGTGAATATCAATGCACGTCGGGATATAGTTCTCATCCAAAATGATGCTTCCGTCTGGCTTCACTTCCGAAATTTTTAAAATGGGAATGGATGTATATGCAC comes from Vibrio bathopelagicus and encodes:
- the tssK gene encoding type VI secretion system baseplate subunit TssK, yielding MSLYNPVVWQDGMFMKPQHFQQLDRSQSKLSNMLSSNSSPLHWGVKKIEINTELLALGKIGITRAEGILQDRTPFDLPLLAELPEVRDVDPSIADKVVYLCCPLPSERSELFGGNGDGARYNMETQEAVDACYESEDMASIVVGKLNFFLMYDHEDKSAYTSIPILKISEVKPDGSIILDENYIPTCIDIHASTVLSKFATEFASMLKHRAESIVQRLGVVDQQGVSSVADFMLLQALNRYEPLFWHFASVEGVHPESFYRILLQAEGELSTLCSASRRPQEFTKYNHSQLTDCLSRTLDSAKMTLSVMSEQRAIPLTLREQSYGIRTAAIPDSKIVESTTFILAVKADVPLDILHTQFVSQTKIGSIDNIRDLINLQLPGIEMKPMPVVPRALPYHAGYTYFELDKASDEWNALNNTAAIAVHIAGDFANLSLQLWAVRL